One Motacilla alba alba isolate MOTALB_02 chromosome 15, Motacilla_alba_V1.0_pri, whole genome shotgun sequence DNA segment encodes these proteins:
- the PUS1 gene encoding tRNA pseudouridine synthase A gives MAEDLIAAVASQTKRLNSSSEVVQRLEENGHPSKKLKSDADEEDAEDQNKKLPKRKIVLLMAYSGKGYHGMQRNVGSSQFKTIEDDLVSALVQSGCIPENHGEDMKKMSFQRCARTDKGVSAAGQIVSLKVRLIDDILEKINNHLPSHIRILGLKRVTGGFNSKNKCDARTYSYMLPTFAFAHKDHEVQEELYRLDRETLGRVNQLLACYKGTHNFHNFTSQKGPRDPSAKRYIMEMYCGEPFVRENMEFAVIQVKGQSFMMHQIRKMIGLVIAIVKGYAAESIMERSWGEEKVDVPKAPGLGLVLEKVHFEKYNRRFGNDGLHEPLEWTEEEEKIAVFKEQFIYPTIINTEREEKSMANWLKTLPIHDFNSSAVEVQTNNQNPKKSSDPEGSDGCGDDSD, from the exons ATGGCTGAGGATTTGATAGCAGCGGTTGCCAGCCAGACAAAGAGACTGAACAGCAGCAGCGAGGTGGTTCAAAGGCTGGAAGAAAACGGGCATCCGAGCAAAAAGTTGAAGAGCGATGCGGATGAGGAAGATGCAGAGGACCAGAATAAGAAGTTACCCAAAAGGAAGATTGTGCTGTTGATGGCATATTCAGGGAAAGGCTACCATGGCATGCAA AGAAACGTGGGATCTTCACAGTTCAAGACAATAGAGGATGACCTGGTCTCTGCCCTTGTTCAGTCGGGATGCATCCCGGAGAACCACGGGGAGGATATGAAGAAGATGTCTTTCCAGCGCTGTGCTCGAACAGATAAG GGTGtgtctgcagctggacagaTTGTGTCACTGAAGGTCAGGCTAATAGATGACATCTTAGAAAAGATCAATAATCATCTTCCTTCTCACATCAGAATTCTGG GCCTGAAGAGAGTCACTGGGGGATTCAACTCCAAGAACAAATGTGATGCCAGAACCTACTCTTACATGCTGCCCACGTTTGCCTTTGCCCATAAGGACCATGAAGTGCAGGAGGAACTTTACCGGCTGGACAGAGAGACCCTTGGAAGGGTCAACCAGCTGCTGGCCTGCTACAAAGGGACACACAACTTCCACAACTTCACGTCACAGAAGGGCCCCAGGGACCCCAGTGCCAAGAGGTACATCATGGAGATGTACTGCGGAGAGCCCTTTGTCAGGGAAAACATGGAATTTGCAGTGATCCAAGTGAAAGGTCAGAGTTTCATGATGCACCAGATCAGGAAGATGATTGGGCTGGTGATAGCAATTGTGAAAGGTTATGCTGCTGAGTCCATCATGGAGCGCAGctggggagaagagaaggttgaTGTCCCCAAAGCCCCTGGACTTGGGCTGGTTTTGGAGAAAGTGCACTTCGAAAAATACAACAGGCGTTTTGGGAATGATGGGCTGCATGAGCCACTGGAGtggacagaggaggaggagaaaatcgCTGTTTTCAAAGAGCAGTTCATCTATCCTACCATTATCAACACAGAAAGGGAGGAGAAGTCCATGGCAAACTGGCTAAAAACCCTCCCCATTCATGACTTCAACTCCTCTGCTGTTGAGGTGCAGACTAACAACCAAAATCCAAAG aagAGCAGCGATCCCGAAGGCAGCGATGGCTGTGGCGATGATTCTGACTGA